Genomic segment of Salvelinus alpinus chromosome 23, SLU_Salpinus.1, whole genome shotgun sequence:
aaggagagatggagattaCAGGGATGAGAGGAGTGAGGGGAACGTTTCCGGCCCCCATCCACCGGGGTTCCGTTCTGCACTTCTTCTGCAAACTGAGACGGCATGCCAGCTTGGAGGGGGCCGGGCCTTACTTCAGGAAGTGGAAGTTTGACAGCAGCCATCGTGCCGCCAGTCTAGACGCCAAAGGTGAGAGGTCATGTAGCTAGGCTAGAGGCATGTGTCTGGTTTTATTAAGTTAAACTTTTTGGACTAATGtgaaatttaaaggtaatttccaattgagccgacatACGGTGCATTtgaaaagttttcagaccccttgcctttttccacatgttgtaacgttacagccttattctaaagtgtattaaatagtttaccgtaaaggcctgattggtggagtgctgcagagatggttgtccttctggaaggttctcccatctccacagaggaactctggagctctgtcagagtgaccatcaggttcttggtcacctccctgaccaaggcccttctcccccgattgctcagtttggccgttcggccagctctaggataaGTATTGGTgtttccaaaattcttccatttaagaatgatggaggccactgtgttcttggggaccttcaatgctgcctcgacacaatcctgtctcggagctctacggtcaattccttcgacctcatggcttggtttttgctctgacatgcactatcaactgtgggaccttatatagacagttgtgtgcctttccaaataatgtccaatcaattgaatttaccacaggtggactctgtctacaatcaagttgtagaagcatctcaaggatgatcaacgaaaacaggatgcacatgagctcaattttgagtctcatagcaaagcgtttgaatacttatgtaaataaactatttcttaaaacctgtttttgctttgtcactatggggtattgtgtgtagattgatgaggacatttttttatttaatccattttagaataaggctgtaacgtaacaaaatgtggaaaattcaagggatctgaatactttgtgaatgcactgtatggagcgtttaccgtgaatgcactgtatggagcgtttaccgtgaatgcactgtatggagcgtttaccgtgaatgcactgtatggagcgtttaccgtgaatgcactgtatggagcgtttaccgtgaatgcccTGTATggagcgtttaccgtgaatgcccTGTATggagcgtttaccgtgaatgcactgtatggagcgtttaccgtgaatgcactgtatggagcgtttaccgtgaatgcccTGTATggagcgtttaccgtgaatgcccTGTATggagcgtttaccgtgaatgcccTGTATggagcgtttaccgtgaatgcactgtatggagcgtttaccgtgaatgcccTGTATggagcgtttaccgtgaatgcactgtatggagcgtttaccgtgaatgcgctGTATggagcgtttaccgtgaatgcccTGTACggagcgtttaccgtgaatgcggaAACAATGTGCTATTGATTGAATCGAGTCCTAAACTGCATTGGAATCAATATGAagatagaagagaggagaacaccgtgtgtgtgtgtgtgtgtgtgtgtgtgtgtgtgtgtgtgtgtgtgtgtgtgtgtgtgtgtgtgtgtgtgtgtgtgtgtgtgtgtgtgtgtgtgtgtgtgtgtgtgtgtgtttcccccaGGCTCTCCTAAGAAACGTCCAttccagagacagagagcagccaGTGATAACACAGACCCAACTGAAGAGGACTCACCCCCTCCtcacccttctccccctctccgccGTGACATCATCCAGCCCCTCCCCTCCGCACACAGCCAGAGCAGCGGCCTCCAGCGTCTCTCTGCAGGGTCGCTATTGCCCCCCACCTGCCCACCCTCACCCTGTCTCAGCAGGTACCATTCACGGACTCTTACTTCTAACAAACAGTATTATACTCATATCGGTTATAGGGGTACCCATTGAATCTGAATACATCATAGGATAAATTCCGTAACTGAACTACTTTAGATAAGTGCAGTGTGTTAAGAAAGATAAGAGACAGGCAGGTGATAAATAAAACATGTGGGTGTTATTTGATGTTGAATCtacctgatgtctctctgtctctgtctctctgtttctgtctctctctctgttgctgtctctgtcgctctctctatctttctctctgtcgctctctctgtctgtctctctttctgtctgtctctctttctgtctgtctctctttctgtcgctctctctctctgtcgctctctctctctctctctctgtctctctctttctgtcactctctctgtctgtctctctctatctctgtctctgtctctctctctctgtctctctctctgtttctctctttctgtctctgtctctctctctctgtctctcgctctgtctctctatatctctgtctctgtctctctctctgtctctgtcgctgttgctgtcgctgtctctgtctctgtctctgtttccgtctctgtctctctgcaggtTAGAGGTGGAGGCGGTGGTAGAGGCTGCCAGCAGCAGCAGGACAGAGAGAAACGCAACTCACCCACCACCAGAGCCCCCTGAGACCCAAGAGAGAGGGCAAGAGCCTGGGGAGGAAGCGACGAGAACAGGGACAGGGTTATGGAGAGAAGCTGGGGCAGTGACAAGAACAGAAGCAAGAGAGGAGGTCAATGAATGGGTTGGGCCAGGAGAAGAGTCAGAtgaagatgaagaggaagagacagatATTTTAGGGACAGAACAAAGGGTGGGTATGGGATCAGAGATAATGGAAGGTCTGTGTGCAGACGAAGCCCAAGAGGGAGGAGAACGTTTCCAGGCAGAGCTAGGAGCTGAGGCAAGGATAAGGGCAAGGACTGCGGATGGGTTGGGGGCCACTCCAAATACAGAAGCAGGGATGGGGGTAAGAGCCAAGACAGGGGTAGGGGCTGTTctgggaacagaaagagaggtcGAGTCAGGAGACAGGTTTGAGTCAACGTTAGAGGTGGGGGCAATAATAGGGGCAGAATTAGTAGTTGAGGCAGGGCTAGGGGCATCAGGGGTGAGGATAAAGGCAGATTCTGGATCAGGGTTAGAAGGGGTGCTAAGTGCTGGAGCAGGGCCAGGGTTATGGGAAGATCCAGGGCCTCGATCAAGGTCTGGGTCTGGGGTGTGTATCAGTCGACAGGAGAGCTCTGAGACCCAGCCCTCTCTGTACAGAGACATCTGGAGCCTGCGAGCCTCTCTGGAGCAGTATGCCTCCTCGGACCAGAGCAGCACGGACAGGGAGTCCATACGCAGCGACGCCGACAGCGTGTGTTCACTAGGAGGCGCTGCAGCCCGGTCCGGCTTTGCTGCCTGTCTCTCCCAGGACCTTGGCGACGAACTGGAGGAAGAATGGGAGTATGGGGACAcgggaagggaggggggagacagaggacagagggagacagagggggaggcgGAATACAGGGACACTGGAAGAAAGATTGGGCACAGGGGGGTCCAGAGGAGAGAtagtgagggaggaggaggagaaggcggAACCGgggtaggaggaggaggtgaaggggaGGCGGGCAGCCGGAAGCTCCTGCAGATGGATAGTGGGTACACGTCCATTGAGGCTCCAATGCGGGCCCCTGAGGAGCTGAGGCTGTTCGGGGCCCCTGTAGGCCCTCGAGGGAAGACGGCGTCGGAGAGAAGGCTGTTCTTCACCAGCTCTGGGAGGAAGGGCACCGTGTGTGAGAGCTTCGAGGCCAAGGTGTTCCAGGAGGAGCTGGAGGATGAGATGGGAAAGAGTACTGAGGGGGAAGAGAAACCTTTGAAGAGGTCCCCAAGGTCTTCTAATGGAGGAAAGACGCTTATTCTCAAAGAACCACTACATTCGGTATCACCACTAAAATCGCTACAACTGCAACAACTGCCTCTACAGTCGCCCCAACCCCAACCTCTTCCCTCGCCACGGCCCGTACGCCTCCGTCGGCGTGACTACAGCATAGACGAGAAGACGGACGCACTGTTCAACGAGTTCCTGCGTCACGATCCCCGCTTCGACCAGCAGGAGTCGCCGCTGCGCTCCCGGCACCGCTCGCGCATCCACCTTCGCAAGCAGTGGCAGCGCCACAAGCAGTACAGCGACCCGGGGTCTGGTGCTGCGGGGCGCTACTCGCCCTCTCTGGAGAGGCAGAGTTTCAGACCCTTACGGAGGGGCGACAGTGCGGGATACCCTCTAGACACACGCTATCACAGCACACTGTCTCGTATCGCCAGCGCAGCCGACGAGGAGACCAGTGAGGGGGCGGCTAGCGAGGGAGCAACCAATGAGGGTGCGGCCTGTGAGGGTGCGGTGCATGAGAGCACACACGTTAAGGACTCAACCAATCAGGGCACAGGGAATGAGACTGTAGCCAATCAGGACGCAGCTAGTCTGTCATCTGACACACTGAGGGCTGAGGCCAGTGGGATGGACCCGAGGGTAgacaattacaacaacaacagtagCCAAGGTTTGACTCTATCAGAGAGTTACTCCTCTGTCCCCACACAGAACCCTCCTGTGGCTCTCCCTAAGTCACTGAAAGACTCCCACATAGATCCCCCTATTCTCCACATTGAAGAACCTGAATCCCCAGGCTTAAATCCCCATCCTCAGCCCCAGGCTCAGGCTCGATCCCCTTGCCTGTCTGATAAGCTTTCTGTGACCCTGGAGGACAGGCTCTACACTGGGCTGTGGAGGACAGGGCAGGGTCAGGGAGGACCAGAGTATGTGGTTGgagccatctccctctcctcttctcctgagcCCTCCAGCCCTGTGTAGCCGGCCGCCAGTTAGGTTCATGTCATCTCACTTCAGTTCATTCAATGGATGATTTTGTTCTATTTCTACTATATAGCATTAAATAAACAAAAGACCTTCCCACATGTAAGTGACACACCCTTTTCTCTGGCTTTGAACACTTCCTCATGACTGACATCACTTCCTGTACAGGTATaggcatctgcattgcttgctgtttgattGATAGTTCGTGCTATCTGGGGTC
This window contains:
- the LOC139551393 gene encoding voltage-dependent calcium channel beta subunit-associated regulatory protein-like gives rise to the protein MSNDSPVLTSLTENSTEVPVSAGRVENYVILLVLLCVFAGGSLILLLFCHRCSVGSRRYSRASDDPEKTNTTYVEDSQPTQDITIRLDESDALSPSSCHDEETDRFMSTCSTGRRVSFNESALYEKESKTQDKGRRYTLTEGDFHHLKKARLTHLPLAPPPSTLKILTIMECESTESSSLNVNEPPTPKLPLYQSSERAGPAWLCQSSGSALPGDIHHYILLDSRLSHSPPILCPPTPRSRTAEAVGDGPRVRTEGEMEITGMRGVRGTFPAPIHRGSVLHFFCKLRRHASLEGAGPYFRKWKFDSSHRAASLDAKGSPKKRPFQRQRAASDNTDPTEEDSPPPHPSPPLRRDIIQPLPSAHSQSSGLQRLSAGSLLPPTCPPSPCLSRLEVEAVVEAASSSRTERNATHPPPEPPETQERGQEPGEEATRTGTGLWREAGAVTRTEAREEVNEWVGPGEESDEDEEEETDILGTEQRVGMGSEIMEGLCADEAQEGGERFQAELGAEARIRARTADGLGATPNTEAGMGVRAKTGVGAVLGTEREVESGDRFESTLEVGAIIGAELVVEAGLGASGVRIKADSGSGLEGVLSAGAGPGLWEDPGPRSRSGSGVCISRQESSETQPSLYRDIWSLRASLEQYASSDQSSTDRESIRSDADSVCSLGGAAARSGFAACLSQDLGDELEEEWEYGDTGREGGDRGQRETEGEAEYRDTGRKIGHRGVQRRDSEGGGGEGGTGVGGGGEGEAGSRKLLQMDSGYTSIEAPMRAPEELRLFGAPVGPRGKTASERRLFFTSSGRKGTVCESFEAKVFQEELEDEMGKSTEGEEKPLKRSPRSSNGGKTLILKEPLHSVSPLKSLQLQQLPLQSPQPQPLPSPRPVRLRRRDYSIDEKTDALFNEFLRHDPRFDQQESPLRSRHRSRIHLRKQWQRHKQYSDPGSGAAGRYSPSLERQSFRPLRRGDSAGYPLDTRYHSTLSRIASAADEETSEGAASEGATNEGAACEGAVHESTHVKDSTNQGTGNETVANQDAASLSSDTLRAEASGMDPRVDNYNNNSSQGLTLSESYSSVPTQNPPVALPKSLKDSHIDPPILHIEEPESPGLNPHPQPQAQARSPCLSDKLSVTLEDRLYTGLWRTGQGQGGPEYVVGAISLSSSPEPSSPV